Below is a window of Quercus robur chromosome 6, dhQueRobu3.1, whole genome shotgun sequence DNA.
tttttttataaaataaaaaataaaaaaatttaagtaaacTTGATAACAAGCAAGACAAGGATCAATAGTTCATACCTCTCTGGTGTCTTTAGAGTTCAGACATGGGATTGTCAAATCtaattcaatgaaaaaaaaaactggataAGTAATTAAACAAATTACAAAGAACAAAGACTAAGACTCCTGAGAAAATTTTCGAAACAAGATGAACTGACAAGATTCAAGAATGTTAACAAAGCTAAAACCATAAATAAATTACCTGGGGATAGTTTGTCAGCTACTGTGAGGGATAGGAAACCAGGAGGTGTAAACTCAGGCTGACCAACATCTGTATCCAAATAAGCTATCTCCAGGTATTGGATACAAGTAGTGAGAAGAAACATTGGTATGCTGAAAGTGTTTATTGGTGTCAACGTGTACagataaaattttgaatctCATGGATTCTGGAAACCCTTTGGTATACGATAATGTGACAACACTGACAAGTCTGTGGCAGagttttgaaaatccaactgaTACATTTCTTCCAAACACGTCAATGGATGAAAACTTGAAGTTGACTTCTTGGAGAGACCATCACGACCCTGGAAGTGGGAACTTCCTATTTATGCTAGAACAACTTGGGAGTTCCAGTAATCATTGAAAAAGAATGTAGTACTTACTGGAAAAACGTTGGAAATGAATTCTacattacaaataaattgtatttcagcaattcaAAAGTTTGTCAATGAAGGGTGTTATACAATCAATGTTCCAATTTTGAGAAAGGAAGGATATTATATAATCAAGCCTTTTGTGGTTGCAAATCCAAAAAGATTCTCTCCTTCACTGTCATCAGGGCTTTGATGATGTAAGATGATATCATCATATTATCCCATAATGACAGTGATGATATTGCTAATGCTAATGATGAGGGTGATGCAGTTAAGACCTAACAGTGGATATAGATAGGAGGATTTATGAACATCCATAATGACAACGTAACATTAACATGGGGCGGTTGATGTTGATCACAGTATCATAGTAATTCCCTTCTCTTTCTAAAGAGCACCTCTACTGAAGGACTTTGGCTTCTTTTGATAAATGAAATGTAGCCTTCAATAATATTAACAGCCCTCAGCAGGTTTCTCACTTGTCTAGCCTTGTTGAACTGAATGTAGTGGGCTTAACAACTTACCATGTCTTGATTAAATCAGATCAAGAAATTGCCATGGATTGCAGTGAAAATTTCAAGCTAACCTTGGATTTGTTAGCCTCCCGATTGAAAGGGTTAACaacttatatataaaaggatttATGACCCAATCCAACTGCATCCGGGTTGTTTCATCACCCCAGTTTTCTTCATCAATTCCCTAACATTAGCTGATTCTTCCCATTGACCTACAGCTGCATATATATTTGACAAAAGCACATAAACTGATGGATTATAGCGTTCAGTTTCAAGAAGAAATCCAGCAACTATTCTTCCTAGCCTTATATTGCCGTGAGCTGCACAAGCACTAAACAATGTCCACCAGATATTGGAATGTGTTTCAACATGCTCACTGTTTATTATTCTTTCCGCCTCATCAAGATATCCACCACGACCTAGAAGGTCAACAATGCAAGAAAAGTGATCCACTCTGGGTATCAATCCATAATTTTTTACCATGGAGTTGAAGATCCGAGTACCATCATCAACTAAACCTGCATGGCTGCAGGCAGAAAGAACTGCAGTGAAGGTTGCGTGATCTGGTTTGACCCCAGATGAGTCTTGCATTGCTTCGAAACAGTTCACAGCGTCCTTTCCTTGCCCATGTTGTGCATAAGCAGATATTAGGGAATTCCAAGAAACTGTATCTCTTTCACCCATTGCATTGAACACTTTCAAAGACCAATCTAAAGCCCCACATTTTGCATACACTGTCACAAGGGCATTACCTAAACACATCTCTGAAAAGAACCCCAATCTAAGAATGTAACCATGAACCTGTCTCCCATGTTCCAAGGATGAAATGCTAGCACAAAGGCTCAAAATAAGACTGAGGGTATAGACATCTGGCCTTAGTTCCGTTTTGAGCAATTTAGAGAATTGCTCGAACCCCTGTATTGGACATCCATTAAACAAAAACCCCGCAATAATAGTATTCCAGGAGATCAAATTTCTGGGGCATATATCAAGGAATATTTTATAAGCCTGATTTATCTTCCCATGCTTAGAGTATCCAGAAACTAATGCATTAGAAACTTGGATCCGCATCACAAGACCATTTTTAGATGCAGCAGCATGTATCATCTCCACAACTTCTAAGCTTTCCGAGCTTGCTAATAAACTTCCAAAAGTAAACTCATCTGGTTCAATTCTAGCCCTTTGCATTTGCAGGTAGGCCAAGGTTGCTGATCTACCATAATTCCTTTGAGCGTAACTTGAAATCATGGTGTTCCATGAGACAAGATCCCTCTCCTTGAGTCTCTCAAAGACCACGTGAGCTGCATGTAAATCCCCACAACTGGAATACATAGTTATAGTCGCGTTGCTCACACATGTAAATGCTTCAAAACCCATTTTAACTGCTTGGGCATGTACCTGATGCCCAAATCTCACAGATGAACACGGGCTCATCACACTCACAAAAGTCAGTTCAGTAGGCCTGAGACAAGCCTTGTGCATCTCTCGGAACAGTCCCAAGGCATCTTCATCTCTTCCCACACTTACCAATCCATCTATCATCACATTAAAAGTAATCTGATCATAAACGTCATCATCTGCCTCTTCAAATATCTCATACGCATTAGCAACAAGTCCACAATTAAAGTACATTGTAAGCAGAGCATTAACCACAGAAGCTCTAACAAAATACCCAGTTTTGATCACCAACGAATGTACCTGCCTACCAAAATCCAAACCCTCCAAAGAACACACACTCAAAACACTAGCAAAAGTGTAATTATCATGCCTAACACCCACCCTATGCATTTCACTAAACAGACTAACAGCAATCTCCGCCTGCCCATTCTCCG
It encodes the following:
- the LOC126732953 gene encoding pentatricopeptide repeat-containing protein At3g49740, which translates into the protein MKLPFLKTITESTAQQLQLQLVKLNRQLANLTRSNRYSDSLHLFTKIHSSQHLKPDHYTLSTALTASANLRQTSFGNQLHAHAIFTGLRFYPHVANTLLSLYAKAEDLHSVKWVFEEIENPDVYSWTTLLSACTKLGNFADAWEVFDKMPRRDVAVWNAIVTGCSENGQAEIAVSLFSEMHRVGVRHDNYTFASVLSVCSLEGLDFGRQVHSLVIKTGYFVRASVVNALLTMYFNCGLVANAYEIFEEADDDVYDQITFNVMIDGLVSVGRDEDALGLFREMHKACLRPTELTFVSVMSPCSSVRFGHQVHAQAVKMGFEAFTCVSNATITMYSSCGDLHAAHVVFERLKERDLVSWNTMISSYAQRNYGRSATLAYLQMQRARIEPDEFTFGSLLASSESLEVVEMIHAAASKNGLVMRIQVSNALVSGYSKHGKINQAYKIFLDICPRNLISWNTIIAGFLFNGCPIQGFEQFSKLLKTELRPDVYTLSLILSLCASISSLEHGRQVHGYILRLGFFSEMCLGNALVTVYAKCGALDWSLKVFNAMGERDTVSWNSLISAYAQHGQGKDAVNCFEAMQDSSGVKPDHATFTAVLSACSHAGLVDDGTRIFNSMVKNYGLIPRVDHFSCIVDLLGRGGYLDEAERIINSEHVETHSNIWWTLFSACAAHGNIRLGRIVAGFLLETERYNPSVYVLLSNIYAAVGQWEESANVRELMKKTGVMKQPGCSWIGS